From a region of the Thermoanaerobaculia bacterium genome:
- a CDS encoding alpha/beta fold hydrolase produces MPRGALRPITIAGPAGALEALWKEPEGEHRGCAVVAHAHPMHGGTMHFKVVFRLARALSRAGFGVMRFNFRGVGGSSGVHDFGRGETNDFLAALDEAQRRAGLPAIAAGFSFGSTVALAAGEPDARVAALIAAGLPLSRWNFETVERIEKPALLISGERDEFADPAGLASAARSRFTHARLELLAEADHFFRGHLEAFEEKVFDFASGRFEVAGAGPPTPGAAPAAAGGRP; encoded by the coding sequence ATGCCGCGCGGTGCGCTCCGTCCGATCACGATCGCCGGTCCGGCCGGCGCGCTCGAAGCGCTCTGGAAGGAGCCGGAAGGCGAGCATCGCGGATGCGCGGTGGTCGCGCACGCGCATCCGATGCACGGCGGGACGATGCATTTCAAGGTCGTCTTCCGGCTCGCGCGCGCCCTGTCTCGCGCCGGTTTCGGCGTCATGCGGTTCAACTTCCGGGGGGTCGGCGGGTCTTCGGGCGTCCATGACTTCGGCCGCGGAGAGACGAACGACTTCCTCGCCGCGCTCGACGAGGCACAGCGGCGCGCGGGACTTCCCGCGATCGCCGCCGGGTTCTCCTTCGGCTCGACGGTGGCCCTCGCGGCGGGAGAACCGGACGCCCGCGTCGCGGCGCTGATCGCCGCGGGCCTGCCGCTCTCGCGATGGAATTTCGAGACCGTCGAGCGCATCGAGAAGCCCGCTCTCCTGATCTCCGGCGAACGCGACGAATTCGCCGATCCCGCCGGGTTGGCGTCGGCGGCGAGGAGCCGGTTCACCCATGCCCGCCTCGAGCTCTTGGCGGAGGCCGACCACTTCTTCCGCGGGCACCTCGAGGCCTTCGAGGAGAAGGTCTTCGATTTCGCGTCGGGGCGTTTCGAAGTTGCCGGAGCGGGCCCGCCGACGCCGGGAGCGGCGCCCGCGGCCGCGGGAGGAAGGCCATGA